From a single Entelurus aequoreus isolate RoL-2023_Sb linkage group LG12, RoL_Eaeq_v1.1, whole genome shotgun sequence genomic region:
- the si:ch211-214j24.10 gene encoding uncharacterized protein si:ch211-214j24.10, producing the protein MHIKTGTWEASNTVCESDSLCDPAVLVSTTNSEPHIRNRRLSPGSGNCGGGGGGGCIAGGDQQTRQLLPDANHAHTFSFRREKERKGQPHKGRGLRREIQKGLSRPPKAPQKERWVEDSLSLLKPPPAFPVQDSPAKLQPAVSYASKVKAKTAGGILEEDRPAIGVLLQNQWGLSFISETRPVPEGSNHPAADSPPHTPASDALVAVPAPEETPSPFATSAAPPSHPDVDVNNGELLLSCRHLMEALNFHNREWNAICNKQKKDPTRVVWYKDFQEHPA; encoded by the exons ATGCATATCAAGACGG GTACATGGGAAGCTAGCAACACCGTGTGCGAGTCCGATTCCCTGTGCGACCCGGCAGTCCTCGTTTCAACCACCAACTCGGAGCCGCACATTCGAAACCGACGCCTGTCCCCCGGCTCTGGTAACTgtggtggcggcggcggcggcggctgcATCGCCGGTGGGGACCAACAGACGCGGCAGCTCTTGCCCGACGCCAACCACGCGCACACCTTCAGTTTCCGCCGGGAAAAGGAGCGCAAGGGCCAGCCGCACAAGGGCCGCGGTCTCCGCCGGGAGATCCAGAAGGGGCTGAGCCGGCCCCCCAAGGCGCCGCAGAAAGAGAGGTGGGTGGAGGACAGTTTGTCACTGCTCAAGCCCCCGCCCGCCTTCCCGGTGCAGGACAGCCCCGCCAAGCTGCAGCCGGCCGTCAGCTACGCCTCCAAGGTCAAGGCCAAAACCGCCGGCGGCATTCTGGAGGAGGACCGCCCCGCCATCGGCGTTCTGCTACAGAACCAATGGGGTCTCAGCTTCATCAGCGAGACCAGGCCCGTGCCAGAGGGCTCCAACCATCCCGCCGCCGACTCCCCCCCACACACGCCGGCGTCAGACGCCCTCGTCGCAGTGCCCGCTCCCGAAGAAACCCCCAGTCCCTTCGCTACCTCCGCCGCCCCGCCTTCACATCCCGACGTGGACGTGAACAACGGGGAGCTGCTGCTTAGTTGTCGCCACCTCATGGAGGCTTTGAACTTTCACAATAGAG AATGGAACGCAATctgcaacaaacaaaaaaaag